One segment of Rhodanobacter thiooxydans DNA contains the following:
- a CDS encoding manganese efflux pump MntP family protein: MNPVSILLLGFAMSTDAFAAAIGKGAAMTRPRLSQAMRAGLIFGVIEAITPVLGWLLGKGASRYIEAWDHWIAFGLLLVLGLHMIWAGVQPDSGEPVDEAKKHGIVGLAITGLSTSIDALAVGVGLAFVDTPIAVVALVIGLCTFSMVTLGIMLGHVLSAMVGRRAEIIGGVILIGVGAVILYEHLSA; this comes from the coding sequence ATGAATCCCGTTTCCATCCTGCTGCTCGGTTTCGCCATGTCCACCGACGCGTTCGCCGCGGCGATCGGCAAGGGCGCGGCCATGACGCGTCCACGGCTGTCCCAGGCCATGCGCGCCGGCCTGATCTTCGGCGTGATCGAGGCGATCACGCCGGTGCTCGGCTGGCTGCTGGGCAAGGGCGCTTCGCGCTACATCGAGGCCTGGGACCACTGGATCGCCTTCGGCCTGCTGCTGGTGCTGGGCCTGCACATGATCTGGGCTGGCGTGCAGCCAGACTCGGGCGAGCCGGTCGACGAGGCGAAGAAGCACGGCATCGTCGGCCTCGCCATCACCGGTCTGTCCACCAGCATCGACGCGCTGGCGGTGGGCGTGGGGCTGGCCTTCGTCGATACGCCGATCGCGGTGGTGGCGCTGGTGATCGGCCTGTGCACGTTCAGCATGGTCACGCTGGGCATCATGCTCGGCCATGTGCTGAGCGCGATGGTCGGCCGGCGCGCGGAGATCATCGGCGGCGTCATCCTGATCGGGGTGGGCGCGGTGATCCTGTACGAGCATCTTTCCGCCTGA